AGAGTATATTTACACTATAATGCAAACAGTATAAATGATATCAAGAAGGCAGCTAAAGTTTTTACCGAAATTGAAAACACAACCCATGTTAAAAAAGGTTCAATTAAAATATTTTTAGATGGATCTTTAGGAGCTAGAACAGCGGCTTTAAAAGATGAATATACAGATAGACCAAACTATAGAGGAGTTTTAACTTATTCTGATTGTGAGTTGGAAAAGATGGTAGAGGAGGCTACAAAAAATCATATGCAATTAGCTCTCCATGCGATTGGCGACAAAGCAATGGAGCAAGGGATTAACGTTATAAAGAAAAGTAAAAACCAAAAGTTAAGGCATAGAATTATTCACTGTCAAGTGACAGATAATAAAATAATTAGAGATATGGCAGACTTGAATATAATAGCCGAGGTGCAACCAGCTTTTCTTATAACTGATATGGATTGGGCAGAAAATAGACTTGGAGAAAGAATTAACGGCTGTTATGCATTTAAAACAATGACTAAAAAAGGAGTCACTGTTTCTGGAGGTTCTGATTGTCCAGTTGAGCCTGCTAATCCATTTTTAGGTATTTATAGTGCTGTTACAAGAACAAACTTATCACATCAACCTGAAGGTGGATGGTTGCCTAATGAAAAACTTAGCTTGAAAGAAGCAATTAAAATTTATACTCAAGGGTCCGCCTATGCATCCTTTGATGAAAATAAAAAAGGATTAATAAAAGAGGGATATTACGGTGACCTAATTATACTTGATCGAAATATTGAAAAAGCGGATAAGACGAGACTAAAAGATATAAAGGTAACCAAGACACTGATTGCACCAATGAATTAATAATAGGAAGGAATGAAAGTTAGCATGGATAGTTATAAAAAGAAAATGGCACTTATATTAAGTAAATATTTGGATTTAGAGGTAGAAAAATTATTTGCAACCATTGAGACTCCTAATAAAAAAGGCTTTGGAGATTTAGCATTTCCTACTTTTATCCTAGCAAAAGAACTTAAAAAAGCTCCCCCCCTGATTGCTAAGGAAATTGTTGAATCTATAAAAGAATTACCAGATGAATTTTTAAAAGTAGAAAACATAGGCCCCTATGTCAACTTTTATCTTAATAATACTTACTTAATAAAAAGGACGGTGGAAGATGTAATTTCCAAGGGAGAGGACTATGGTAGTGAGGATGTGGGAAAAGGAAAGACTGTTGTAATTGACTTTTCAGCCCCTAATATTGCTAAACCATTTGGCATAGGCCATCTGCGCTCTACAGTTATAGGTAATAGTATATATAAGATTCATGAGTTTTTTGGGTATGAAGTTGTTGGTATAAATCATATAGGGGACTGGGGGACTCAGTTTGGAAAGGTTATAGTAGCTTATGACAAATGGGGGGATTCTGATAAGCTAGAGAAAGACCCAGTTAAATACTTATATAATCTATATGTAAAGTTTCATGAAGAAGCTGATAAGGAGCCTCAATTGGAAGAAGAGGCTAGGGTAGTTTTTAAAGAATTGGAAGATGGCAATGAAGACAGGGTTGAAAAGTGGAAGCTTTTTAAAGAGCTGAGCCTTACAGAGTATAATAGAATTTATGATAAATTAAATGTGAAATTTGATAGTTTTAAAGGCGAACAGTTTTATAATGATAAAATGACTGAAACGATAGAAACACTAATTAGTAAAGGCATTACAGAAATAAGTAAAGGTGCTTTAATTATTAATTTGGATATGTTTGATATTCCGCCGGTTTTGCTTAGAAAAAAAGATGGTGCCACCTTATATGCAACTAGAGATCTATGTGCTGCTATCTATCGCAAAGAAACATATGACTTTGATAAAATGCTTTATGTAGTCGGTGCAGAGCAGTCTCTTCACTTTAAACAGCTTTTTAAAGCGTTAGCGATTGCTGGGTTTGATTGGCACAAAGATTGTGAACACGTACCTTTTGGGTTGTTTAGATTTAAGGAAAATAAAATGTCTACAAGAAAAGGTAACCTAATTTTTTTAGACGAAGTTTTGACTAAAGCTGAACAACTTACAAAAAAGATTATCGAGGAGAAAAATCCTGCCCTTAATAATAAAGAAGAAGTAGCTAGACAAGTTGGGATAGGAGCTATAATTTTTGGTGATCTAAGTAATGATCGAGTAAAAGATATAGTCTTTGATTGGGATAAAATACTGGATTTCAATGGAGAAACAGCACCATATGTTCAGTATTCACATGCTAGGATTTGTAGCATATTAAGAAAATATTGTGGAAACCTTGAAGATGATGATTGGAATCCTTCTTTAATGAAATCAGAGTATGAGTTTGATTTAGCAAAACGCATAGCAAATTTTAATGGAGTTATAAATGATGCTTTAGCAGAGTATAAACCTTCTACTATAGCCAGGTACTTACTTGATTTAGCAAAAGAGTTTAATAGATTTTACCATAATTGTCCTGTGCTAAAAGAAGAAAATGGTTCTTTAAAAATTGCTCGTTTAAAACTTATACAAGCAACTGGACAGGTGTTAAGAAATGGACTAGCCCTTATGGGAATAGAGGCACCAGAGGAAATGTAATCTTTAGTAACCTCATTGTTTATGATATACTATTTATGGAGGTGCATAATATGTCAGAAAAGAAAAACTTGACAAGAGAAGAAAGAAAAGCTATAGCTCATGAGCGTGCGGAGGAGCTTAAATCAAAAATTGAGCCTTATTTGGAGGCTAGAGAATCGATCCCTACAGGTTTTAAAATAACTGAACATTACTCAGCTCAAAAAAAGAAGATACTAGACGTGTTAGGCGGGACTGTGGAAGATTGGGATGATTGGAAGTGGCAGATAAGAAATAGAATTTCAGATGTAGAAACACTTAGCAGAATAATAAACTTAACAGATAAAGAAAAAAAAGAAATCAAAGAAGCTGGCAAATCCAACAGATGGTCGGTATCACCTTATTATTGTGCCCTTATGTCAGAAGAAGACTATAACTGTCCAGTGAGGCTGCATTCCTTACCCCAAATGGCTGAAGTTACAGCAGTAGAAGGTGACGCCGATCCTATGGGCGAAGAGTTTACTTCTCCAGCCGAAGGAATTACCAGACGATATCCTGATAGATTAATTATTAACGTTACAAATCAGTGTGCTATGTACTGTAGACATTGTCAAAGAAGAAGGAATATAGGAGAAGTAGATAAAAATAGAACAGAAGAAGAATTAAAAGAAGCAATTGACTATATTGCATCAAATCCTGAAATAAGAGATGTCCTGATTACTGGCGGAGATGCGTTAATGTTAACAGATAGCACTTTAGATTGGTTAATAGGGGAAATTCGTAAGATAGAGCATGTGGAAATAATCAGGTTAGGGACTAGAGCATTAGTGACAGTGCCACAGCGTATCACCGATGAACTTTGTAGAATTTTAGACAAGTATCATCCAATATACTTAAATACTCAGTTCAATCACCCTAAAGAAGTTACTCCACAGGTTAAAGAAGCTACAGATAAACTAGCAAAAGCTGGTGTT
This genomic interval from Proteinivorax tanatarense contains the following:
- a CDS encoding amidohydrolase yields the protein MSNVLIKNCRLLGENNDCYLHIKDGLIHKINNLYQPMSYDKIIDADSNTVLPGLNDSHIHLLSLSLNNRLLNIRGEITENQLAEICKNANPNYGDWIVGKGYDENKFGSNFSLDKTFLDQYCKDTPTIFYRVCGHVAVLNTVALKKLGITVDTEVSGGEILKDSSGELTGVITEKALGLIKLPKLDDEELVNILTSGIKSIKEMGLTSVQTDDLSLVNDYKTLWNIYLRAVGKEPLRVYLHYNANSINDIKKAAKVFTEIENTTHVKKGSIKIFLDGSLGARTAALKDEYTDRPNYRGVLTYSDCELEKMVEEATKNHMQLALHAIGDKAMEQGINVIKKSKNQKLRHRIIHCQVTDNKIIRDMADLNIIAEVQPAFLITDMDWAENRLGERINGCYAFKTMTKKGVTVSGGSDCPVEPANPFLGIYSAVTRTNLSHQPEGGWLPNEKLSLKEAIKIYTQGSAYASFDENKKGLIKEGYYGDLIILDRNIEKADKTRLKDIKVTKTLIAPMN
- the argS gene encoding arginine--tRNA ligase, translating into MKVSMDSYKKKMALILSKYLDLEVEKLFATIETPNKKGFGDLAFPTFILAKELKKAPPLIAKEIVESIKELPDEFLKVENIGPYVNFYLNNTYLIKRTVEDVISKGEDYGSEDVGKGKTVVIDFSAPNIAKPFGIGHLRSTVIGNSIYKIHEFFGYEVVGINHIGDWGTQFGKVIVAYDKWGDSDKLEKDPVKYLYNLYVKFHEEADKEPQLEEEARVVFKELEDGNEDRVEKWKLFKELSLTEYNRIYDKLNVKFDSFKGEQFYNDKMTETIETLISKGITEISKGALIINLDMFDIPPVLLRKKDGATLYATRDLCAAIYRKETYDFDKMLYVVGAEQSLHFKQLFKALAIAGFDWHKDCEHVPFGLFRFKENKMSTRKGNLIFLDEVLTKAEQLTKKIIEEKNPALNNKEEVARQVGIGAIIFGDLSNDRVKDIVFDWDKILDFNGETAPYVQYSHARICSILRKYCGNLEDDDWNPSLMKSEYEFDLAKRIANFNGVINDALAEYKPSTIARYLLDLAKEFNRFYHNCPVLKEENGSLKIARLKLIQATGQVLRNGLALMGIEAPEEM
- the eam gene encoding glutamate 2,3-aminomutase, which gives rise to MSEKKNLTREERKAIAHERAEELKSKIEPYLEARESIPTGFKITEHYSAQKKKILDVLGGTVEDWDDWKWQIRNRISDVETLSRIINLTDKEKKEIKEAGKSNRWSVSPYYCALMSEEDYNCPVRLHSLPQMAEVTAVEGDADPMGEEFTSPAEGITRRYPDRLIINVTNQCAMYCRHCQRRRNIGEVDKNRTEEELKEAIDYIASNPEIRDVLITGGDALMLTDSTLDWLIGEIRKIEHVEIIRLGTRALVTVPQRITDELCRILDKYHPIYLNTQFNHPKEVTPQVKEATDKLAKAGVVMGNQAVLLNTINNDPHVMKKLNHELLKVRIRPYYIFHTKSVAGTGHFKTTVKEGLDIMEYLRGYTSGLAIPTYIVNAPKGYGKTPMLPNYLLDIKDDHIKLRTWENREMKYEY